Proteins from a genomic interval of Streptomyces fodineus:
- a CDS encoding iron-sulfur cluster assembly accessory protein produces the protein MSVSDETTTVTDGIILTDAAAAKVKALLDQEGRDDLALRVAVQPGGCSGLRYQLFFDERSLDGDVEKDFGGVKVVTDRMSAPYLGGATIDFVDTIEKQGFTIDNPNATGSCACGDSFS, from the coding sequence ATGTCCGTATCGGACGAGACCACCACCGTCACCGACGGCATCATCCTGACCGACGCCGCCGCGGCCAAGGTCAAGGCCCTGCTCGACCAGGAAGGCCGCGACGACCTCGCGCTGCGGGTCGCCGTCCAGCCCGGCGGCTGCTCCGGCCTGCGCTACCAGCTCTTCTTCGACGAGCGCTCGCTCGACGGTGACGTGGAGAAGGACTTCGGCGGGGTCAAGGTCGTCACGGACCGCATGAGCGCTCCGTACCTCGGCGGCGCCACCATCGACTTCGTGGACACGATCGAGAAGCAGGGCTTCACCATCGACAACCCGAACGCGACGGGCTCCTGCGCCTGCGGCGACTCCTTCAGCTGA
- a CDS encoding carbohydrate kinase family protein, which translates to MRIAVTGSIATDHLMTFPGRFADQFVADQLHTVSLSFLVDNLDVRRGGVAANIAFGMGQLGTAPILVGAAGADFDEYRAWLDRHGVDTESVRISETLHTARFVCTTDADHNQIGSFYTGAMSEARLIELKTVADRVGGLDLVLIGADDPEAMLRHTEECRSRAIPFAADFSQQIARMDGDEIRLLLDGATYLFSNEYEKGLIETKTGWNDAEILGRVGHRVTTLGARGVRIERAGEDPVEVGCPEEELKADPTGVGDAFRAGFLSGLAWGVPLERAAQVGCMLATLVIETVGTQEYRLRRAHFMERFVKAYGDDAGQEVQAHLG; encoded by the coding sequence GTGCGCATCGCAGTCACCGGCTCCATCGCCACTGACCACCTCATGACCTTCCCCGGCCGTTTCGCGGATCAGTTCGTCGCGGACCAGCTGCACACGGTTTCGCTCTCCTTCCTCGTCGACAACCTGGACGTCCGCCGCGGCGGCGTCGCCGCGAACATCGCCTTCGGCATGGGCCAGCTCGGCACCGCACCGATCCTGGTCGGTGCCGCCGGCGCCGACTTCGACGAGTACCGGGCCTGGCTCGACCGGCACGGTGTGGACACCGAGTCGGTCCGGATCTCCGAGACCCTGCACACCGCCCGCTTCGTGTGCACCACCGACGCCGACCACAACCAGATCGGCTCGTTCTACACCGGCGCGATGAGCGAGGCCCGCCTCATCGAGCTGAAGACCGTCGCCGACCGCGTGGGCGGCCTCGACCTGGTCCTCATCGGCGCCGACGACCCGGAGGCGATGCTCCGCCACACCGAGGAGTGCCGCTCCCGCGCGATCCCCTTCGCCGCCGACTTCTCCCAGCAGATCGCCCGGATGGACGGCGACGAGATCCGTCTGCTGCTGGACGGGGCGACGTACCTGTTCTCCAACGAGTACGAGAAGGGCCTCATCGAGACCAAGACCGGCTGGAACGACGCCGAGATCCTGGGCCGGGTCGGCCACCGCGTCACCACGCTCGGCGCGCGCGGCGTGCGCATCGAGCGGGCCGGCGAGGACCCGGTCGAGGTCGGCTGCCCCGAGGAGGAGCTCAAGGCCGACCCCACGGGTGTCGGCGACGCCTTCCGCGCGGGATTCCTGTCGGGACTGGCCTGGGGGGTTCCGCTGGAGCGCGCCGCTCAGGTGGGGTGCATGCTGGCGACGCTCGTCATCGAGACGGTGGGGACGCAGGAGTACCGGTTGCGGCGGGCGCACTTCATGGAGCGGTTCGTGAAGGCGTACGGGGACGATGCCGGGCAGGAGGTCCAGGCGCACCTGGGCTGA
- a CDS encoding cysteine desulfurase/sulfurtransferase TusA family protein, with amino-acid sequence MSYFDAASGAPLHPVARQALMASLDEGWADPTRLYREGRKARLLLDAAREAAAEAIGCRADELVFTSSGTRAVHTGVAGALAGRRRIGRHLIVSSVEHSSVLHSAEAFEADGGTVTQVPVNRAGAVQPSGYGAALRPDTALACLQSANHEVGTVQPVAEVAEVCRAAGVPLLVDAAQSLGWEPVEGDWSLLTAGAHKWGGPSGVGLLVVRKGVRFAAQGPVDERESGRAPGFENIPAIVAAAASLRAVRAEAAQEAVRLRELTERIRARVPRLVPDVEVVGDPERRLPGIVTFSCLYVDGEALLHELDRQGFSVSSGSSCTSSTLTPSHVLRAMGVLSEGNVRVSLPMGTAEEDVERFLAVLPGAVAGVREKLGAPTAAATAAGPAELVVDSLGKRCPIPVIELAKVFGQVPVGGTIRVLSDDEAARLDIPAWCEMRGQEYVGEEPAEQGTAYVVRRVS; translated from the coding sequence GTGTCCTACTTTGACGCCGCGTCCGGCGCTCCTCTGCATCCCGTGGCCCGGCAGGCCTTGATGGCCTCCCTGGATGAGGGATGGGCCGATCCCACGCGCCTCTACCGGGAGGGACGCAAGGCCCGTCTGCTGCTCGATGCCGCACGTGAAGCGGCCGCCGAGGCGATCGGCTGCCGAGCCGACGAACTGGTCTTCACCTCCTCCGGCACGCGGGCCGTACACACGGGTGTCGCGGGGGCGTTGGCCGGGCGGCGGCGGATCGGACGCCACCTGATCGTGTCGTCCGTCGAACACTCCTCCGTACTCCATTCGGCGGAGGCGTTCGAGGCGGACGGCGGGACGGTGACCCAGGTGCCGGTGAACCGGGCGGGTGCCGTTCAGCCCTCGGGCTACGGCGCCGCCCTGCGCCCGGACACCGCGCTGGCGTGTCTGCAGTCGGCCAACCACGAGGTGGGGACCGTGCAGCCGGTCGCCGAGGTGGCCGAGGTGTGCCGGGCCGCCGGGGTGCCGCTGCTGGTGGACGCGGCGCAGTCGCTGGGATGGGAGCCCGTCGAGGGCGACTGGTCGCTGCTCACGGCCGGCGCGCACAAGTGGGGCGGGCCGTCCGGGGTCGGGCTGCTCGTCGTACGCAAGGGGGTGCGGTTCGCCGCCCAAGGGCCCGTCGACGAGCGGGAGTCGGGGCGGGCACCCGGGTTCGAGAACATCCCGGCGATCGTGGCGGCGGCGGCCTCCCTGCGGGCGGTGCGCGCCGAGGCGGCCCAGGAGGCGGTACGGCTGCGGGAGCTGACGGAGCGGATCCGGGCGCGGGTGCCACGGCTGGTGCCGGACGTGGAGGTCGTCGGCGATCCCGAGCGGCGGCTGCCCGGGATCGTCACCTTCTCCTGCCTCTACGTCGACGGCGAGGCGCTGCTGCACGAGCTGGACCGGCAGGGCTTCTCGGTCTCCTCCGGCTCCTCCTGCACGAGCAGCACCCTGACACCCAGCCATGTGCTGAGGGCGATGGGCGTGCTGAGCGAGGGGAACGTACGGGTGTCCCTGCCGATGGGGACGGCCGAGGAGGACGTGGAGCGGTTCCTGGCGGTGCTGCCGGGAGCCGTGGCCGGGGTCCGCGAGAAGCTGGGCGCACCGACGGCCGCGGCCACCGCGGCGGGTCCGGCGGAACTCGTCGTCGACTCCCTGGGCAAGCGCTGCCCGATCCCGGTCATCGAACTGGCCAAGGTGTTCGGCCAGGTACCGGTGGGCGGCACGATCCGCGTCCTCTCCGACGACGAGGCGGCCCGCCTGGACATCCCGGCGTGGTGCGAGATGCGGGGGCAGGAGTACGTCGGGGAGGAGCCGGCGGAGCAGGGGACGGCGTATGTCGTACGCCGGGTGAGCTGA